The DNA region AATTTATTAATGTATCATTGATAGTTTGGTGAAGGAGCGAAGGAGGTACTAactcaacaataccaaccaaTGGAAATATAAGTGAAGTTCATCTCACCCATTTTCTCTATATATGATACTGAAATatagaaaaaggaaaatggagCTTGTTAGCATCCAGGGTAAAGTAAGACTTTGAGTGGGTGATATTCTTCCAAAAGCTCAATCAACAACATTCACCATTACTCTCAAACCCTAATGTGAGTCCCATTTTATCCCTATCTTCATGCATTTCTTCCAATTTCATAGAGTCATGGGAACTAATTAGGGTGTGAAGTGAATGAATGATTCTATTCTTTTTCCTTATAAAATTGTTTTGTTAATTCATGAGTGGTTGGTTAATGTGGAATGTTGTGATTCTTGTTTTCTTGTAGATGGTTTGATTCTGTTGTAGCTGATGAAGAAAataagttgttttcttggaaTTGGGTAACCTAATTTCGTGACTTCTATACATGTTAATATGTTGATTCTTTAGTAACTTAACGGAGCCGTCTCAAGTTTTTGGAGGCCTGAGTAGGTTAAGTATAGTTTAACTATGAAAAAACAAATAGAGGTCCTATTTAATCACGATTTAACGTAACAAATAATTTATGAGGCCatttttaataatagtttaaTCCTCGAAATTTTGAGACCCTACGCGGTAATCCGCCTTGTATGCCCTCAAAGACGGTCCTGTAACTTAATCTCGTTTAAATTTAGTGTTATGTTACCATTGAAATTCCTGCTATgatgttttctaattttttttatttcatttcatatGTTGATTCTTGAGTACCACATTTCTTGGTTGCATTTTATGGTAAGAGAAATGCTGTTTTGACATTATGAGATCAGTTAATATAAACTTCAATTATCTTGCTGATGTAGAAAACAATGTCACTATGAATTTGTTGTCACCTAAAATGGATGCAATGATGGATAACAAGAACTTGACAGATGAAATAGACCGTGCATCTGAGCGAGATTCTAAACCTAGTGGTAAACGAAAATATGATAAGTTCGATGTAGAAGTTGAAATCACCAAGAACTTTAAATTCACGTTGGGAATGGAGTTTTCGTCTCTTCAACAGTTTAAGGATGTTGTTCGAGAGCACAACGCGTTAAATGGCAAGAAAATAAAGTTTGCCAAGAACGACAAATCGAGGGTTAGAGccgtttgcaagtttaataaaaaatGTGGATACGTCGTTTTGGTGAGTAGGGTGGTAAAGAGTGTCGTATTTAGGGTGAAGACACTATGCCCCAAGCATACTTGTGGAAGGGTGGTTGTTAACAAGAGTCATAGGTCGAAGTTGGTTGCAAAAGTCTTGGCTAAACGCAATAACAAAGAAGAACAACCAGCTAAACAACGACCGCCAATACAGCAAAGTTCGACAACTGCATCTAAAAAGAGGGTAAGCTTATAGTTGTGATCTGTTAAAATAATTGTTCTCTTTGTTATATCTAACTTGTTGTGTTGTTATATTAGGCGAGGTTTAAGGGAAAGAATCCAAGTAATGTCAAACcgacaaagaagaaaacaaaaaaagGACTCGATGTATGTCGTACTTCGAAGAATGATGAAGGGTTAGAGCAAGAACAACCCAAAGTGTTTGTTGATGGAGAGCCTCTTTACCAGAATCAAGAAGATATGTTGGCTAGAAACACATTTGCTGAGCCGGATTCTGCAATGAACCTTGTAGCAACATCTAATGTGAGTCTTAATTTTGTTTCAATTCTTAGTTACTCATTAATGGACTTTATGTAACACCTTTCTTGGACATTGTAGGAAAAGAAACGAAAGAAAAAAGTGACAAGTAAATCGAATTTAAAGAAGACGAGGACTAGTGATAGATTAAGAGCTTTGACCGTGAGAAGAAGAGTATGTGATGGTCCCGGGAATAATGCTAAAAGTCCGATTGTGATTGATgataaagatgatgatgatgatgatgcaaaAAGTCCGATCGtgattgatgataatgatgatgacgatgatggaGAATCATATGATCCGAAAGTTGGTAGTTGCATGCATGCCTTAAGAAATTGGAATGAAATTTCCAAAAGTCCGACTCAATAACAACACCATTCCTCATGCTTTCTTTAGGACTTTGATCTGGTGGTACAAAACCAATAACTTCACTTTTATATTAGAatgtgaaaaaatatattttattaatggtatatataaattaaattattatgttTTATCACTCTTCTTAGTTCTTTGTATgccatttctttttcaaaaaacctGCATTCTTACTTTTTCTTTCATTATTGTAAGTCTGGTTGGTTATCAGGGTGTGTATGTCTTGAGTTTGCCTTTCTTTGTTGATTATATATGTCCTTCATTGAGCTGCTTAGATGCTTCTTTTCAAGTGGTTGTGGGGATTAAAACAACTCTTGTTCGCAGGACCGTCTTTGAAGGCGTGCAAGGAACCTACCGCACAAGGCCTCAAGTTTCTTAAGAATAAATTATAGGTAAATAGGGTCTAATAAAATATTTGGCGGGTTAATTCGTAATTAAGTAGggtctctttatttttttatgattaaattgTGGCTAACCTACACAAGTCCACCAAAAATTTGAGACGGCTTTGCTTGTTATTTTAGCTCAATTGACAAAAGTCGATATTATTAGGTTGAATGtcattacaagagtttgaatccgGAAATTCACAGTTATTACAATTTTTTCTACAGATTAAAaaacattttatatttatttatttcatgttgAGTGTGTTGGAAGCCAACTTctaaaagttttatttttatttcatttatatcttAATTTTATCAGAAGCTATAATATACTTTATCATCAATTTGTTTAGAAAATAGAATATGGCATTTCTGGACTGCATTCTAGTTCTAGCTTGTAGAGATGTGTAGTACACTTAGCAGTGAACCATTATTTATCCACAAAGTGACAAAGGCTAGTTTGTTTTATGGCATGTGATTGTGATGTTAtccaaaaattaaatataaaaatggaATAAGATAGTTTAACACGCATTTAACTAACGGTTCCAAAGAACTTTAGctatcaattattattattggtGGGTGTATTTTCGATCTTCAAAGAAGAACATTCATCTGCTCACAGCTTCAGTGACAAAGTTAAAAATTTCATCTCTAGATTCACAGAATCTTGTTCGATCCTCTCAAGTTGTCTGCTTGTTATTTTCCAATTCATCTCATGCGAAAATTTTCGCACCATAACTCTCGATCAAATTGGAGGAAAATAATTTTTTCCTTTGGAACCTGTAGGTCGAAGGAGTCATTCTTTTGCATAAATTGAAACAAAATTGTGGTTAATCGACAGATTCCACTAATGTTCAAAATCGGTGTTGATAGAATTGACAATATCGTGTCTCTGAAGAATACGAATTTTGGATTTTTCGAAACATGTTCTTTTTACTTGGCTCGTCTCTACAATTTTTGAAGTTGTTCTTCCTCAATTGCTAACTTGCAAGGATGCGTATGAAGTCTGGGACAAAATTCACAAGCATTTTCATGCATTGATGAAATCTAGAGTTCATCAATTGAGGTTAGAGCTTATAATCACGAATAAGTTCAATAAAACAAAGCTATAGCTTATTCAATTTTTGCAATTAAAGATACTATCTCTGAAAGATATCAAGTAGATGCAATTCTGCAAGGCTAATTTGAGAAAAACAATTCATTCATTATGATGGTCTATGGAAAAGCCGAGTTGTTAGATCTTTATGATATTGAAGCCCTTTTATGTGTGCAAGATGCACAACTTAACCAGTATCTTCAAGAATAAACTTttattgtaacaccctaatttatCCCGGCGAATAATGATAAAATTAGAGTGCAAAATTTCATTTAAAGTATCTATCACAAAACTAGGATGTCACATTCTTCAAAGACATAAACATTGCTTGTAATTATTAACGGATACATAACACATTTAAGTCGGATGAACCGATCAAAATAACAGAGTCTTCAAAACAATTTTTATTACGCAACGGAAAAtattcataattcaattaaaaatcaaCATGACAACTTAATTCAACTATATTCAACATCAATATTTGAGAAGACCTCAACATTTATTCAAAAtccaacaaagaaaaacaactaagcGTTCATCCCCCTTAGTGTTATATATCAGAGTAACAACGCCGACTCAAACTAACTTAAGGTAAACATCCTTAACTCATGATCacttgcacgttaccaacataagggtaacattcaaacaaaatgggtgagatatcataacaatataaaggaatgtatGATAATAAGCATATGAAAAAtaaagtcatacacatttcaccaCTTcaaaaaatcatcatcatcatcatcattaacttcacaaaatcatcatcatccatcacCAAGTAATATACAAGTATTCAACAACAAACAACTCATCATCACATCATTGGTTATAAAATGCAATGAGACAAACACCGACTAAAatgtatgtggtaccaacagggcataagccctcaacataATGCCAATAAATAGAGGAAGCAACAAGGCATTAACCTTCAACATTTCGCCAATATCAGACAACAACGGAGCATAAGCCCTAAacaatgcaatgtatgcgacACTGACATGTAACAACACAATTATGCAACCACGGGGCATAAGCCTTCTACAAATGTCAATATAGGTCATCACCTCATCGTCATCATACATCCACATCATACAATTATTAACAACAATCAGCAACAAGGTTCAAGCTATCGTTCCCAAACAATCATCCATTCCGGAGCATAAACATAGAA from Vicia villosa cultivar HV-30 ecotype Madison, WI unplaced genomic scaffold, Vvil1.0 ctg.005777F_1_1, whole genome shotgun sequence includes:
- the LOC131642757 gene encoding uncharacterized protein LOC131642757 gives rise to the protein MNLLSPKMDAMMDNKNLTDEIDRASERDSKPSGKRKYDKFDVEVEITKNFKFTLGMEFSSLQQFKDVVREHNALNGKKIKFAKNDKSRVRAVCKFNKKCGYVVLVSRVVKSVVFRVKTLCPKHTCGRVVVNKSHRSKLVAKVLAKRNNKEEQPAKQRPPIQQSSTTASKKRARFKGKNPSNVKPTKKKTKKGLDVCRTSKNDEGLEQEQPKVFVDGEPLYQNQEDMLARNTFAEPDSAMNLVATSNEKKRKKKVTSKSNLKKTRTSDRLRALTVRRRVCDGPGNNAKSPIVIDDKDDDDDDAKSPIVIDDNDDDDDGESYDPKVGSCMHALRNWNEISKSPTQ